One region of Carcharodon carcharias isolate sCarCar2 chromosome 21, sCarCar2.pri, whole genome shotgun sequence genomic DNA includes:
- the lrtm2a gene encoding leucine-rich repeat and transmembrane domain-containing protein 2, with product MEPVTNAIVKQGRKTSCTCTFCLFFVLLAIAEAMLACPTHCSCKNSEVDCSNLGLVTIPTDIPSNIKFLSLSNNKLSNLQALTFINFTTLEKLDLSNNYLDQLPSNVFDYIRNLTDLNLRNNSIRSLDKSIFYKTTNLQRLDLSVNGLSQIPLLIFDEMQNLTWLNLEDNRMPNLEREAFEPLELLRQLQLGGNPWECDCSLRDFKHWMEWFLYKGGKLDGIECSLPKDLRGKDLRVVPIEMFNYCIQLEDENKSSESGKVVTSPPCVKQEVSTPRPHYFHPSDCIRQRYRPVSVRRAIGTVIVAGVLCGIVCIMMVVAGAYGCIYASLMAKYHRELKKRQPLMGDGEQEQEEQKQASSMA from the exons GTACTTTCTGCTTATTTTTTGTGCTGCTGGCTATTGCTGAAGCCATGTTGGCATGTCCCACACACTGTTCTTGTAAAAACTCTGAAGTGGATTGCAGCAATCTAGGCCTGGTGACCATCCCAACAGACATTCCATCAAACATCAAATTTCTCTCACTCAGCAACAATAAACTCAGCAACTTGCAGGCCCTGACATTCATTAATTTCACCACATTGGAGAAACTGGACCTGTCCAACAACTACCTGGACCAATTACCATCCAATGTATTTGACTATATCAGGAACCTGACTGACCTCAACTTAAGGAATAACAGCATTCGAAGCCTGGATAAAAGTATCTTCTATAAGACCACCAACTTGCAGAGGTTAGACCTTTCTGTTAATGGCCTCTCTCAGATTCCACTGCTCATATTTGACGAAATGCAGAACTTGACATGGTTGAATCTGGAAGACAATAGGATGCCAAATCTTGAAAGGGAGGCCTTTGAGCCACTTGAACTCCTTCGGCAGTTACAACTGGGTGGGAATCCTTGGGAGTGTGACTGCAGCCTGAGGGACTTCAAACACTGGATGGAGTGGTTTCTCTACAAAG gtggaaaacttgATGGAATTGAATGTTCTTTGCCGAAAGACCTCCGTGGGAAAGATCTCAGAGTAGTTCCCATAGAGATGTTCAACTATTGTATCCAACTGGAGGATGAAAACAAATCCTCAGAAAGTGGAAAGGTAGTCACTAGCCCTCCCTGTGTAAAACAAGAGGTCAGTACCCCAAGGCCACATTACTTTCATCCCTCAGACTGCATCAGACAACGCTACCGTCCAGTCAGCGTCAGGCGAGCCATTGGAACTGTTATCGTTGCTGGGGTCTTATGTGGCATTGTTTGCATCATGATGGTGGTGGCTGGGGCATATGGTTGCATCTATGCTTCCTTGATGGCAAAATACCATCGAGAACTTAAAAAACGGCAGCCACTGATGGGAGATGGTGAACAAGAGCAGGAGGAGCAAAAGCAGGCCTCTTCCATGGCATGA